The following is a genomic window from Bordetella sp. H567.
TGTGTTCGGCATGGGCGGCGCATCGGCGGTGCTGGCGCAGGAAATGCAGTCGCGCCTGGTGCGGCTGGGCTATCCCGTGGCGGCCTACAGCGATGCCGTGCTGCTGCGCATGGTGGCCGCCACGCTGGACGAGCGCGACGCGGTCATCATGCTGTCGGCCTCGGGGCTGACGCCCGAAATGCTGTCCGGCGCGCGCATCGTCAAGCAATACCGCGCACGCATCGTGGCGTTGACGGACGCCACCGCGCCGCTGGCCGAACTGGCGGATGTGGTCATCCCCGTGCGCACCGACGAAACCGACTTCATCTACAAGCCCTCAGCGTCGCGCTACGCGATGATGCTGGCCATCGACCTGCTCGCCACCGAACTGGCGATGGCGCGGCAGGAAGAAACCCGCGACCGCCTGCGCCGCATCAAGCTGGCGTTGGACGAATACCGCGGTGGGCCCAACCGCCTGCCGCTTGGAGATTGACACGATGTACGACACCCTGATCGGCCCCGTCCGCGTGCTGGACGGCAGCGGCGGCGCCGAGTTCCAGGCCAATGTGGCGTTGCGCGACGGCCGCATCGCGGCGATCGGCGTGGCCGACGACGCGCCGGCGCGTGCGCGCATCGACGGGCGCCGCCGCGTGCTGGCGCCCGGTTTCATCGACGTGCACACGCACGACGATACCAACGTCATCCGCACACCCGATATGCTGCCCAAGCTGTCCCAGGGCGTGACGACCGTGGTGGTGGGCAACTGCGGCATCAGCGCGTCCCCGGTGCGGCTGCGCGGCGACGTGCCGGACCCGATGAATCTGCTGGGCCAGCAAGGCGACTTCCAATACCCCACC
Proteins encoded in this region:
- a CDS encoding MurR/RpiR family transcriptional regulator, producing MTQIRDIVYQIRSCRDTLSATERKVADAILDDIAMAAGATVDQLAGKAGVSIATISRFARSVGCDDTRDLKMKLAQASAVGTRFLDRSVPAEESTFYARIYADIESTLRAHLPLYTETLFEDAMEIVRGARMTYVFGMGGASAVLAQEMQSRLVRLGYPVAAYSDAVLLRMVAATLDERDAVIMLSASGLTPEMLSGARIVKQYRARIVALTDATAPLAELADVVIPVRTDETDFIYKPSASRYAMMLAIDLLATELAMARQEETRDRLRRIKLALDEYRGGPNRLPLGD